CCTTCAGAGCTGCGGCGCGCAATCAACTCAAGGAATGGGGGGAGCGCAACCAAGTCCAAGTCTTAAGCCAAGAAAGTGGTGACGCGGCAGCCGTTGCGCATGACGCTATACACGCTGCGATTTCTCGCCAAATCGATGTTCTGTTTATTGATACGGCTGGGCGCTTAGCGACCCAAGGAAATCTGATGGAAGAGCTCAAAAAGGTAAAACGGGTGATCTCCAAGGTGGTTCCAGATGCGCCCCATCAAATTGTCCTCGTTCTGGATGGCAATACTGGTCAGAATGGCATTGCACAAGTTATAGCATTTAGGAATGCCATTGGTCTTCAGGGGATTATTGTCACCAAATTGGATGGTACTGCTAAGGGTGGCGTTATTTGTGCGCTTAGCAAAGCCCTTGAGACCCCCCCAGAAACGGGCACCACCGCCTTCAAAACCTTTGTCTATGCCCTGGGTAAAGGGGAGGGTCTGTCTGATCTAGAGCCCTTTAATGCAAAAGCATATGCTAAAGAGCTTGTAGAATAACCATATTAATCAAGGTCTTATAAATTGATAGTGAGATTAGCACTCTCCTTATAGGAGTGCTAAAATAACATATTGCAATCAAACTAATCAATAAATCGATGACTTTGAATACAGCCTTAAAACCTATTAATCGCAATACTTCGGCAGGCGGTCTGGCTATGCCTTTGCCTGCGCTTGGCGTTGGAACGATTGACGCCTATTTAGCGCATATCAACCGCTTACCAATGCTGAGCGCTGCTCAAGAATTTACTCTTGCGCAGGAGTATCGTCGTTCTGAAAATTTAGATGCGGCTCGTCAACTGGTTCTCTCACATTTGCGCCTAGTGGCTTCTGTTGCACGTCAATACCTTGGCTACGGAATTCCTCATGCCGACCTCATTCAAGAGGGTAATATTGGTTTAATGAAAGCAGTGAAGCGCTATGATCCCAATCAAGGCGTGCGCTTAGTCTCCTATGCGATTCATTGGATCAAAGCGGAGATTCATGAGTACATCCTAAAAAACTGGCGTTTAGTTAAAGTGGCGACTAC
This genomic interval from Polynucleobacter sp. UK-FUSCHL-C3 contains the following:
- the ftsY gene encoding signal recognition particle-docking protein FtsY; protein product: MFGLRKTLGSLFGLHPIDESWFEQLEETLLKADVGIATTNVLIASLRKLAKSHSIQNAEDLKGLLVQEISRLLAPLENPQNPLLLSQSNHKPEIWLIVGVNGAGKTTSIGKLCHHFQVQGKSVLLAAGDTFRAAARNQLKEWGERNQVQVLSQESGDAAAVAHDAIHAAISRQIDVLFIDTAGRLATQGNLMEELKKVKRVISKVVPDAPHQIVLVLDGNTGQNGIAQVIAFRNAIGLQGIIVTKLDGTAKGGVICALSKALETPPETGTTAFKTFVYALGKGEGLSDLEPFNAKAYAKELVE